Genomic window (Bacillus pumilus):
TCTTCAAGGACTTCATGCGGCGTACCGATATGTTTATGAGAGATTTGGGAAATATGCACAAGCCCTTCTACACCAGGTAGAATTTCAACAAATGCACCAAAGCTCACAAGACGTTGAACAGTTCCTTCAAGCACATCACCTTGTTTTACCTTTTCACCAATTTGGCTCCAAGGTCCTGGTAATGTTTCTTTAATAGATAGTGAGATACGTTCGTTATCACGATCAACAGCAAGTACTTTAACCTGGACTTCCTGTCCTTCTTCCACTACGTCAGATGGCTTTTCAACATGCGCATGGGATAGTTGAGAAATGTGAACCAATCCATCAATGCCGCCAATGTCTACAAATGCACCAAAGTCAGTAAGACGCTGCACCTTACCATCAATCACACTGCCTACTTCAAGCTTTTGCAGGAAGTCTTGCTTTTTGTCTAATTGCTCTTGCTCCACTACTGCACGGTGCGAGAGAATCACACGATTTTTTTCGCGGTCAAGTTCTACCACGACAAGTGAGAGTGTTTTACCTTTGTAGTCTGAGAAGTCCTCTACATAATGTGCTTCTACAAGAGATGCAGGAATAAATCCACGCACACCAATGTCTACGACAAGACCACCTTTAACAACGTCTTTTACTTCAGCTTCAAATACTTCTTTTGTTTCAAACTTTTTCTCTAGGTCTTCCCAAGCGCGGTCTGCATCAACAGCACGTTTCGATAAAATCAAAGCATCGTCTTCGACCTTTGTTACTTTAAGCTCTAACTCGTCGCCATCTTTTACGACATCTGATGCTTTTTCAACGTGAAGACTTGATAATTCACTGATTGGGATGATCCCAGGCTGTTTCACATTGACGATATCTACATTCACATGCTTGTCCTCAACTTTAGAAACAATCCCTTTCACTACATCTCCAACCTCTGGTACCTGAACATCGATTTGATTCATTTCCTCTGTCATTTCGATAACCTCCTTGGTCCAAACCTACACAGCTTAGTTAAAACGACTGGGTGAATATGTGTCTTAAGCATGATGATTGCCAGCCGAATATGTATTATAGAAACATTCAAATCAACGTTAATTGCTTGAATGATCAATAAAAATAGTATTAGTATAAACTTCTAATAAAAGACCTTGTTTGTCAAGAGATAAACCTCTAACTTATTAAAGTTTTCTAAAATTTCTTACTGTTTTTCCACGCGGTCTGCTGCATCTAAAATTTTACCAGCTACCTCTTGAATAGAAAGAGCTGTTGTGTCAATTTCAATGGCGTCATCCGCTTTTTTCAGCGGCGAAACTTCGCGCTCAGAATCAAGCTTATCACGTCTTGCGATCTCTTCAATCAGCTGATCGTAATTGACATCGTAGCCTTTTTTCTGATTTTCTTCAAAGCGTCGTTTTGCTCTTTCCTCTACTGATGCAAGCAAGAAAATTTTCACTTCAGCATCTGGAAGAACATGCGTACCTATGTCTCTTCCGTCCATCACGACTCCGCCTTTTTTACCAAGCTCTTGCTGCCTGCGGACCATTTCTTCCCGAACAGCTCGGTGCTTTGCAACAACTGATACTTGGTTGCTTACTCGGTCTGTGCGAATATCCTCTGTGACATCGGTATTGTCAAGATGAACTTTTTGACCTTCGTCCGTTGAGACTAGATCAATGACAGTCTTTTTCAGCAAAGCATCAAGTGCCTGTTCGTCTTCTAGGTCTACACCATGATTGAGTGCCGCAAGGGTAATCGCACGGTACATGGCACCTGTGTCGATATAAATATATGATTTTTTGGCTGCGACAATTTTTGCCACAGTGCTTTTTCCTGCTGCTGCAGGACCGTCAATTGCGATAGATAATTTCTTTTTCATAATACCTCTCCTTGATTGAATCTCCCTTATGAATTGTAACACGATCACCGCTCAAACGGGGGAATTTTCTATCAATCCTTCTGCTTAAACGTCTCAATCCAATCTTCAATACTCATGTTATTTACGCCTTCATATTGCACGACTTTTGACAAAAAAAGCTCTCCTTTCGTTAAATGAAGTGTGATCTGAACGGCTAATAATAATACAAGCTGAATAAGCACTGCTTTCAATAACCATCTTTCCAATGTCTTCATACAAAAAGCCTCCACGCTAGAATCTTTCACCTCTAGTATGGAAGCTTTTTACACCCTTTATTCTTATGCTTTTTTCACCCGTGTTAAAAGCTGCTGCTGGAAGCAGTACTTCATAATGTGCTGCTGCTGGTCATTGGTGATCTCAGAAAACTCCATGATCGCTCTCATTTTGCCAGTCTGCTCATCCTGATATACTCGATTGATTTCTGCAACCGCTTTAATTTTCACAGGCTCTTTAAGTGGAAGTTCAAACTCTGTTCCCACTTCTCCATATTCTTTCAATGCGACACCTTCAGGAACAGCGATTGCTACGCCGCCGGCACTCATATTGACAATAAACGTCTCAAAGGGTTCTTCATCCGCTTGTGTAATCGTTGCTTTGACCATTGTGTCGACTCGAAGGTATTCTCTGCGCTGAAGCCGGACCATTTCTTCTTTTGGCGGAATGGAGATGACAATCATCGGAATATCTTCTTTTCTCTTGCCAATGACCTCGCTTGTACATTTGTATGGAATTTGATTTTCATCGAAAAAGAAAACGGTGATTTCTGTTTGCTGGTTTAAATAAATCGTTCGGCCCGTTTCTTTATCAGCTGGATAATTAATGCAAATATCATCGTTATTATTTTCCAAAACTTTCGATTTTGCAGTTTTCACTTCTTTGTTCTCATTGACATATTCAATTGTGATTGCATCCCCTATTTGTAACATTCCTCATCACTCTTTTCATTTGTGAAATCATATCCTCTCCTATATTAAACCATGTAAAAAACAAAAGGAAAAGGCTTATTCGCCTTTTCCTCACTTCCTTTTCTATAGGTCTTTATATATAGGTTCTGCGTTTTTTAGTTTATCTACTCGTTCTTCTTTTCCAGTATCGGCATTAATGAACATGCGGTACGTATCATTTTTAATCGTTCCGAGAAACTCATAGCACAATACTTCCTCTGACATGTCATTTTGTACGATTGCTAAATGAGAATCTTCAATTTTCACATGTTGATTCAATGTTTTCTTCGCATCTTTTTGTGAGATTTTAGGTGATTTTATGTCTCTTGTTTTATGATTCGTTAAGTAGTCTTTCGCTGAAAACCCTACTACCTCACCATCATCTAATGCGACTTTCATGCGTATACTATCCGGATAGAGGAGTACATTTTTTTGAAGAGGCACATAGGTAAATACACCGATATTATCAAATTGCGCACTTTCATCTAAATGGAACGACTCTGCATCAAATCCTTGCTTCTTTAAGAAGCTGAGTGCTTTTTCTGACGCATCATTTAAACTGATTTTCTGTTTTTTCACCTCTCGATTTTGAAGAAGGTAGACTGGGTGTCCTCCTTTTTCAGTCAAGTCTAAATAGAAATTCGCTTGACTATCAGGATCTGACATCGACAAACTGTACACATCTCGATTGGTTTTGCTTCCACTTTTTCTCACCTTAAAATCTTGATTATGGTCAGGTGTGAATTTTTGGGCAATACGGATCGCTTCTTTCTTTGAAATCTTTTTGCCTTTTAAATGATTGTAGCCGCGTGTTTCTGATTCTGTCGACACATTTGTAGGCCCGAGATCGACATCCGCAAATGCATCTGCATTTCTCTCAACTGTTTTGAGCCCATCAATGATGGTGTTATCGTTCTTTCGGTCACCGTCAGCCAGCGCCATTTCAACATCCATCCATTTTAAATTTTTGTTGAGGACGAGATGCTGCACTTGTCTCAGTTCGTTTTGGATATCAGCCGCTTGCTGATATAAAGACGTAATGGTTTTGTGCGTATTCTTGTTTAACGGTTCATCTGATAAAGATTTGACTGATGATTTGTAGCTAAAGTCTCCGACATTCGCCAGAAATTCTTCCGTTTTGTTAAAGGGCATTAATGTGAGCGGAAGCTGGCTTACATTGTTATGTGCTTCTGACGACATTCTCCATACATCTGCAAGCGCTGGGGAAATCGAAGACTGGCTGTTCATTGCAAGTGTTGCCCCAAGTTTGTCATGCAGCTGGTCCACTTGGTACGTTAAATCGTGGAAAGCCCTTTGGTAATTGTTCTCTGCGTGCAGCAGCACTGCGTCTTTTTCTTGATGCTCTTTATAGCCCCAATAACCTGTTGAGATGACAGCAATTCCTAAAATGGCAATCAATATTCCTCTGATCATTTATTTACACCTCTTTTTATTCGCAGAAAATATGTTTCCCGATGCGTTTAATTTGTGGTCTTCCCCAAATCCATGGACTTGTGGCGGTATCAGGATTAAAGTAATAGACGGCGCTCTCAGATGGATCCCAGCCGTTAATGGCATCAAACACAGCTTTTTTTGCAGTTTCATTTGGTGTCATATAAAACTGGCCATCTGCTACAGCTGTAAACGCAAGCGGTTCAAAAATAACTCCTGCGATTGTATTTGGAAAAGTCGAGTTGTTCAAACGGTTTAAAATGACGGCAGCGATCGCCACCTGTCCTTCATACGGCTCTCCTCTTGCTTCACTATAAACCGCTTGTGATAAGAGCTGAATGTCATTGCTTGAAAAACCACCTGGCATGTTGGCTGCTGTTTGTTTCGGTGTTTGATTTGCTTGCTGATTGCCCGCCTGATTTGCAGACTTCCCAGACGACCCGCTTCCTCCGTTTTGACTTTTTTGATTCTCTTTTGCCCCTTGAGCTGTCTTCTTTTGTGAGCTTCTTTGCGCAGGAGCTTTTGTTTGCTGA
Coding sequences:
- the rpsA gene encoding 30S ribosomal protein S1 gives rise to the protein MTEEMNQIDVQVPEVGDVVKGIVSKVEDKHVNVDIVNVKQPGIIPISELSSLHVEKASDVVKDGDELELKVTKVEDDALILSKRAVDADRAWEDLEKKFETKEVFEAEVKDVVKGGLVVDIGVRGFIPASLVEAHYVEDFSDYKGKTLSLVVVELDREKNRVILSHRAVVEQEQLDKKQDFLQKLEVGSVIDGKVQRLTDFGAFVDIGGIDGLVHISQLSHAHVEKPSDVVEEGQEVQVKVLAVDRDNERISLSIKETLPGPWSQIGEKVKQGDVLEGTVQRLVSFGAFVEILPGVEGLVHISQISHKHIGTPHEVLEEGQTVKVKVLDVNEDEERISLSIRDLEENPEKQSEEDYRQYQAKEENTSGFQLGDLIGDKLNKLK
- the cmk gene encoding (d)CMP kinase, which encodes MKKKLSIAIDGPAAAGKSTVAKIVAAKKSYIYIDTGAMYRAITLAALNHGVDLEDEQALDALLKKTVIDLVSTDEGQKVHLDNTDVTEDIRTDRVSNQVSVVAKHRAVREEMVRRQQELGKKGGVVMDGRDIGTHVLPDAEVKIFLLASVEERAKRRFEENQKKGYDVNYDQLIEEIARRDKLDSEREVSPLKKADDAIEIDTTALSIQEVAGKILDAADRVEKQ
- a CDS encoding DUF5359 family protein; this encodes MKTLERWLLKAVLIQLVLLLAVQITLHLTKGELFLSKVVQYEGVNNMSIEDWIETFKQKD
- a CDS encoding flagellar brake protein, producing the protein MLQIGDAITIEYVNENKEVKTAKSKVLENNNDDICINYPADKETGRTIYLNQQTEITVFFFDENQIPYKCTSEVIGKRKEDIPMIVISIPPKEEMVRLQRREYLRVDTMVKATITQADEEPFETFIVNMSAGGVAIAVPEGVALKEYGEVGTEFELPLKEPVKIKAVAEINRVYQDEQTGKMRAIMEFSEITNDQQQHIMKYCFQQQLLTRVKKA
- the ypeB gene encoding germination protein YpeB is translated as MIRGILIAILGIAVISTGYWGYKEHQEKDAVLLHAENNYQRAFHDLTYQVDQLHDKLGATLAMNSQSSISPALADVWRMSSEAHNNVSQLPLTLMPFNKTEEFLANVGDFSYKSSVKSLSDEPLNKNTHKTITSLYQQAADIQNELRQVQHLVLNKNLKWMDVEMALADGDRKNDNTIIDGLKTVERNADAFADVDLGPTNVSTESETRGYNHLKGKKISKKEAIRIAQKFTPDHNQDFKVRKSGSKTNRDVYSLSMSDPDSQANFYLDLTEKGGHPVYLLQNREVKKQKISLNDASEKALSFLKKQGFDAESFHLDESAQFDNIGVFTYVPLQKNVLLYPDSIRMKVALDDGEVVGFSAKDYLTNHKTRDIKSPKISQKDAKKTLNQHVKIEDSHLAIVQNDMSEEVLCYEFLGTIKNDTYRMFINADTGKEERVDKLKNAEPIYKDL
- the sleB gene encoding spore cortex-lytic enzyme, which codes for MTAEKSEAFTNQVIQRGATGEDVVELQARLQYNGFYNGKIDGVYGWGTYWAVRNFQSQFGVKKVDGLVGKQTKSLLVQKTKYYKDFVQQQLQKGNQFTHYGGKPLDQQTKAPAQRSSQKKTAQGAKENQKSQNGGSGSSGKSANQAGNQQANQTPKQTAANMPGGFSSNDIQLLSQAVYSEARGEPYEGQVAIAAVILNRLNNSTFPNTIAGVIFEPLAFTAVADGQFYMTPNETAKKAVFDAINGWDPSESAVYYFNPDTATSPWIWGRPQIKRIGKHIFCE